The proteins below come from a single Gimesia alba genomic window:
- a CDS encoding plasma-membrane proton-efflux P-type ATPase, whose amino-acid sequence MNSAPASTSDSSNSEPDLEQADLETVYQRLETTAAGLSSAEASKRLEQYGRNELADEEISDLMKFLRYFWGPIPWMIEAAAFLSALIGHWPDFGIIMGLLVYNAASGFWQERKASNALAALKAGMAPKARALRDGKFSPIDAAEVVPGDVIRIKLGEVLPADVRFIGGDYLSIDQAALTGESLPVSKKVGDSGYSGSIAKKGEMTAVVIGTGKNTFFGRTASLVATAGTAASHSQKAVGQIGDFLIFLSMILAFVLFSVEFYRDVIVKDDWHWTELVDILRLILVLLIASIPVAMPTVITVTNALGALALSRKKAIVSRLEAIEELAGVDILCSDKTGTLTKNQLSLGEPILFDTDNPETITLAGALASQRDDDDPIDLAVVAGLKQTDVLDSFRVEKFVPFDPVSKRTETTVIDADGKTWKYTKGAPQVIIELCQLDDETKTKGEQSVLDLAARGMRALGVAESADDGASWKFLGILSLLDPPRDDSKETIRQAQEHGIEVKMITGDDVAIGNEISGQLGIGNHLQAAADLFTKEMDMSHLPEPITACVEKADGFGRVFPEHKYGIVKALQDRGHVVAMTGDGVNDAPALKQADCGVAVSGATDAARAAADLILTEPGLSTIVDAIDEARKIFERIINYVLFRVSMTLDIMFVVVLSTCFFGFSPLTPVMIVFLALLDDVPIMTIAYDNTLLPDKPVRWNMRRLLTISSLMGLLSVAQTFTLLLIGMEWMGNHDWLTWIHVTPDHLQTVIFLQIVAGGHLLLFVMRSRSLFFMPPWPAQPLFLAIVGTQLLAVLMCGLGWFVSPIPWTIIGLVWLYMLVWMVILDLVKLAIYRKVEQIENHRPAWYKRFLKSRMNRK is encoded by the coding sequence ATGAATTCAGCCCCTGCTTCCACCAGCGACAGCTCAAACAGTGAACCCGATCTGGAACAGGCCGACCTGGAGACCGTCTATCAACGGCTCGAAACAACGGCCGCCGGTCTCTCCTCTGCAGAAGCGTCGAAGCGCCTCGAACAATACGGTCGCAACGAGCTGGCCGACGAAGAGATCAGCGACCTGATGAAATTTCTGCGTTACTTCTGGGGACCGATTCCCTGGATGATCGAAGCGGCTGCATTTCTCTCCGCCCTCATCGGCCACTGGCCCGACTTCGGCATCATCATGGGCCTGCTCGTTTACAACGCGGCCTCCGGTTTCTGGCAGGAACGAAAAGCATCTAATGCGCTGGCCGCTTTGAAAGCAGGCATGGCGCCTAAAGCCCGGGCGCTCCGCGACGGAAAGTTCTCCCCCATCGATGCCGCCGAAGTGGTGCCCGGCGATGTCATTCGGATCAAGCTCGGCGAAGTCCTGCCGGCCGACGTCCGTTTCATCGGCGGCGATTACCTCAGCATCGATCAGGCCGCTCTCACCGGCGAATCGTTACCGGTGAGTAAAAAAGTGGGCGACAGCGGCTACTCCGGCAGTATTGCCAAGAAAGGGGAAATGACGGCCGTCGTCATCGGCACCGGAAAAAACACCTTCTTCGGTCGGACCGCCAGCCTCGTCGCGACTGCCGGCACCGCGGCTTCGCACTCCCAGAAAGCGGTCGGGCAGATCGGCGACTTTCTGATCTTCCTGTCGATGATACTGGCTTTCGTTCTGTTCAGCGTGGAATTCTACCGAGATGTTATCGTGAAAGATGACTGGCACTGGACCGAACTCGTCGACATTCTGCGGCTGATCCTCGTCCTATTGATCGCTTCGATTCCCGTCGCCATGCCGACGGTGATCACCGTCACCAATGCCTTGGGCGCGCTGGCATTGTCTAGAAAGAAAGCCATCGTGTCGCGGCTGGAAGCCATCGAAGAACTGGCGGGCGTCGATATCCTCTGCTCCGATAAAACCGGCACACTGACCAAAAACCAGTTGAGTCTCGGCGAGCCGATTCTGTTTGACACTGACAATCCCGAAACCATTACCCTCGCCGGTGCCCTTGCTTCACAACGGGACGACGACGATCCCATTGACCTGGCCGTCGTTGCTGGTCTCAAGCAGACCGATGTACTCGACAGCTTTCGCGTGGAAAAATTCGTCCCCTTCGATCCGGTCAGCAAGCGGACGGAAACGACTGTTATCGACGCGGACGGCAAAACTTGGAAATATACCAAAGGAGCCCCGCAAGTCATCATCGAACTCTGTCAGCTCGATGATGAAACGAAAACAAAAGGCGAACAATCCGTACTTGATCTCGCCGCCCGGGGTATGCGGGCGCTGGGTGTCGCCGAATCGGCAGACGATGGTGCGAGCTGGAAGTTCCTGGGCATCCTGTCTCTGCTGGACCCGCCGCGGGATGATTCCAAAGAGACCATCCGGCAAGCACAGGAGCATGGAATCGAGGTCAAAATGATCACCGGCGATGATGTGGCGATCGGCAACGAAATCTCCGGCCAGTTGGGCATCGGCAATCATCTGCAGGCCGCCGCCGACCTGTTTACCAAAGAAATGGATATGAGCCATCTGCCCGAACCGATCACGGCCTGTGTAGAAAAAGCCGATGGCTTCGGCCGCGTTTTCCCCGAACACAAATACGGCATTGTCAAAGCACTGCAGGACCGTGGACACGTGGTCGCAATGACGGGCGACGGCGTGAATGACGCGCCGGCTCTCAAGCAGGCCGATTGCGGCGTCGCCGTTAGTGGTGCCACCGATGCCGCGCGGGCGGCCGCGGATTTGATTCTGACCGAGCCCGGCCTCTCGACCATCGTCGATGCCATCGATGAAGCACGCAAGATTTTCGAACGCATCATCAACTATGTTTTGTTCCGCGTCAGCATGACGCTCGACATCATGTTCGTGGTCGTGCTTTCAACCTGCTTCTTCGGTTTCTCGCCGCTCACGCCGGTGATGATCGTCTTCCTGGCGCTACTCGACGACGTGCCCATCATGACCATTGCTTACGACAACACGCTCTTGCCCGACAAACCGGTGCGCTGGAATATGCGGCGGCTGCTCACGATTTCGAGCCTGATGGGGCTGCTGTCGGTCGCACAGACATTCACTCTGCTGTTGATCGGCATGGAATGGATGGGCAATCACGACTGGCTCACCTGGATTCATGTGACACCCGATCATCTGCAAACGGTCATCTTCCTGCAGATCGTCGCCGGCGGGCACCTGCTGCTGTTTGTGATGCGTTCCCGCAGCCTGTTTTTCATGCCTCCCTGGCCGGCACAGCCGTTGTTTCTGGCGATCGTCGGGACACAACTCCTCGCCGTTCTAATGTGCGGACTCGGCTGGTTCGTCTCTCCCATTCCCTGGACAATCATCGGCCTGGTCTGGCTCTACATGCTGGTCTGGATGGTCATCCTCGATCTCGTCAAGCTGGCGATCTATCGAAAAGTCGAACAGATCGAAAATCATCGACCCGCCTGGTACAAACGATTTCTCAAAAGTCGAATGAACCGGAAGTAG
- a CDS encoding NAD(P)/FAD-dependent oxidoreductase — protein sequence MNSSSQSESAIVVGAGIIGIACAHYLSKAGLQVTVIDRGSLAGACSHGNCGYICPSHVLPLTEPGAFKTALKSLFNPHAPFRVKPQFSPALWNWMWQFARRCTHRQMLAAGNHLKAILDSSMTEYKRLITEEQLECEWQQKGLLYVLQTEAGMHEFSKTDQILSDHFGVNAHQIKGADLPAFDPALKPDLAGGFYYPDDASVRPDLLNSQWIARLKQRGITFVENCELQGLQKSADRVTQLTTSCGELEANWMIFATGAWSPQLSAELECRIPIQPGKGYSVTMQRPTPCPQYPMLFPEHKVGVSPFQNGYRLGSMMEFAGYDTSLPPHRITQLKRSAEPYLRTPFTENEQERWFGWRPMTWDSLPIIGRTPRFTNAYLATGHNMLGMSMAAATGRLIAELIQGKPTHIDANPFSPTRF from the coding sequence ATGAATTCCTCTTCCCAATCGGAATCAGCGATCGTCGTCGGCGCGGGCATCATCGGCATTGCGTGCGCGCACTACCTGTCCAAAGCAGGCCTGCAAGTCACCGTCATCGATCGAGGTTCCCTCGCCGGCGCCTGCTCGCACGGCAACTGCGGCTATATCTGCCCGAGCCATGTTCTGCCGTTGACCGAACCGGGGGCGTTTAAGACGGCTTTGAAATCGTTATTCAACCCACATGCACCGTTTCGCGTCAAACCACAGTTCAGCCCCGCACTCTGGAACTGGATGTGGCAATTCGCCCGCCGCTGCACGCATCGTCAAATGCTCGCCGCGGGAAACCACCTCAAAGCGATCCTCGATTCTTCAATGACCGAATACAAGAGACTCATCACAGAAGAGCAGCTGGAATGCGAATGGCAGCAAAAGGGGCTGCTGTATGTCCTGCAGACGGAAGCCGGGATGCACGAATTTTCGAAAACAGATCAGATCCTGTCCGATCACTTTGGTGTGAACGCCCATCAAATCAAAGGCGCCGATTTACCCGCCTTCGACCCGGCACTCAAACCTGATCTTGCCGGCGGCTTCTATTATCCGGACGATGCCTCGGTGCGCCCCGACCTGCTCAATTCCCAATGGATCGCCCGGCTCAAACAGCGGGGCATTACGTTTGTTGAGAACTGTGAATTGCAAGGGCTTCAAAAATCGGCGGATCGAGTCACACAGCTGACAACTTCGTGCGGAGAACTGGAGGCGAATTGGATGATCTTTGCCACCGGTGCCTGGAGCCCGCAGCTGTCCGCAGAACTGGAATGCCGCATTCCCATCCAGCCGGGCAAAGGCTATTCCGTCACTATGCAGCGGCCCACGCCCTGCCCGCAGTATCCGATGCTGTTCCCCGAGCACAAAGTCGGCGTCTCTCCGTTCCAGAACGGCTATCGACTCGGTTCGATGATGGAGTTCGCCGGCTATGACACCTCCCTTCCCCCACATCGTATCACCCAGTTGAAGCGATCTGCCGAACCCTATCTCCGCACCCCTTTCACCGAAAATGAACAGGAGCGCTGGTTCGGCTGGCGTCCGATGACCTGGGACAGTCTGCCGATCATCGGCCGTACCCCCCGCTTCACGAACGCTTATCTCGCCACCGGCCACAACATGCTCGGCATGAGTATGGCCGCCGCCACTGGAAGGTTGATTGCAGAACTCATACAAGGCAAACCAACGCACATCGACGCGAATCCCTTTTCGCCCACCCGCTTTTGA
- a CDS encoding 4-hydroxyproline epimerase, whose translation MRIIDSHTEGEPTRVIIDGGPDLGSGSLQERRQRFKEQYDSYRSTAINEPRGSEAVVGALLCEPVNSTCAAGVIFFNNTGYLGMCGHGAIGVVVTLYYLGRIDLGVCRLETPVGIVEANLLSPNKVMIENVTSYRYRHKVSLNVPELGTVVGDIAWGGNWFFLVEQSPFALTFPNLKPLTDAAQRIRSELERQQITGANGEEIDHIEFFGPAESFDARSRNFVYCPGGAYDRSPCGTGTSAKLACLAADGKLQPHEPWIQESIIGSRFIATYRELTDQHIIPTITGTAFICSEGQLIQQPDDPFRYGITVEGPA comes from the coding sequence ATGCGCATCATCGATTCACACACGGAAGGCGAACCGACGCGGGTCATCATCGACGGGGGCCCTGATCTCGGCTCCGGCTCCCTGCAGGAACGCCGGCAACGCTTCAAAGAACAATACGACAGCTACCGCAGTACCGCCATCAATGAGCCGCGCGGATCAGAGGCGGTCGTCGGCGCGTTACTGTGCGAACCAGTCAACTCCACCTGTGCGGCGGGAGTGATCTTTTTCAACAATACCGGTTATCTGGGAATGTGCGGACATGGTGCCATCGGCGTCGTCGTCACGCTCTACTACCTCGGTCGGATCGACCTTGGTGTTTGTCGGCTCGAAACACCGGTCGGCATCGTTGAAGCCAATCTGCTCTCTCCCAATAAAGTCATGATTGAGAATGTAACCAGTTATCGCTATCGTCACAAAGTCAGTCTGAACGTGCCCGAACTGGGAACCGTTGTGGGTGACATCGCCTGGGGAGGCAACTGGTTTTTCCTCGTGGAACAATCGCCGTTTGCACTCACATTCCCGAATCTGAAGCCACTCACCGACGCCGCACAGCGGATTCGTTCGGAACTGGAACGACAGCAAATCACCGGCGCGAACGGTGAAGAGATCGATCACATCGAATTCTTCGGCCCGGCGGAATCCTTTGACGCACGCAGCCGTAATTTCGTCTATTGTCCGGGCGGCGCCTACGATCGTTCCCCCTGCGGCACTGGCACCAGCGCCAAGCTCGCCTGCCTGGCAGCAGATGGTAAACTGCAGCCGCATGAACCCTGGATTCAGGAAAGTATTATTGGCAGTCGTTTTATTGCCACGTATCGCGAATTGACTGACCAGCACATCATCCCGACGATTACAGGCACCGCCTTTATCTGCAGCGAAGGACAACTCATTCAACAACCCGACGACCCGTTCCGCTATGGCATCACTGTGGAAGGACCAGCATGA
- a CDS encoding dihydrodipicolinate synthase family protein translates to MTDRSQIFRGCIPALMTPCSAEGTPDFKALVRKGRELIDVGMRAVVYCGSMGDWPLLTDEQRMEGVRQLVEAGVPVVVGTGAQNTERAVAITTLAREIGAAGLMVIPRVLSRGTSAAAQRAHFADILQAGDPLPAVIYNSPYYGFETKADLFFDLRRDHTNLVGFKEFGGAASLSYAGEHITHSDPDLVLIAGVDTQVFHGYVHCGAAGAITGVGNALPKETLRLIALCEQAAAGDVEARNLALELTEALNVLATFDEGPDLVLYYKYLMVLEGNPEYEHHFYATDSLSPSQKQFARSQWEQFRNWWSAWPGSST, encoded by the coding sequence GTGACTGACCGATCACAAATTTTCCGTGGATGTATCCCCGCCCTGATGACGCCCTGCTCTGCGGAAGGCACACCCGATTTCAAAGCGTTAGTCCGCAAGGGACGTGAGCTGATCGATGTCGGCATGCGAGCCGTCGTCTATTGTGGCTCGATGGGCGACTGGCCTTTGCTCACCGACGAACAACGCATGGAAGGAGTGCGTCAACTGGTCGAAGCGGGAGTGCCCGTCGTGGTTGGCACCGGCGCCCAAAACACGGAGCGTGCGGTCGCGATCACCACACTTGCCCGAGAAATCGGTGCTGCCGGGCTGATGGTCATTCCGCGTGTCCTCTCGCGGGGCACGTCGGCCGCCGCCCAGCGTGCGCATTTCGCGGACATTCTGCAAGCCGGTGATCCCCTTCCCGCCGTCATTTATAACAGCCCTTATTACGGGTTCGAAACGAAGGCCGATCTGTTCTTTGACCTCCGCCGCGACCACACCAATCTCGTGGGATTCAAAGAATTCGGGGGCGCCGCTTCACTCAGTTACGCGGGCGAACACATCACACACAGCGACCCCGATTTGGTGCTGATCGCCGGCGTGGATACGCAGGTCTTTCACGGTTACGTTCACTGCGGCGCCGCCGGCGCCATTACCGGCGTGGGTAACGCCCTGCCTAAAGAAACGCTGCGTCTGATTGCTCTCTGCGAACAGGCCGCAGCCGGGGATGTTGAAGCACGCAATCTGGCGCTCGAACTGACCGAAGCACTCAACGTGCTGGCCACCTTTGATGAAGGACCGGACCTGGTGTTGTACTATAAATATCTGATGGTTCTGGAAGGCAATCCGGAATACGAGCATCATTTCTACGCAACCGATTCACTGAGTCCCAGCCAAAAGCAATTTGCGCGTTCGCAGTGGGAACAATTCCGAAACTGGTGGAGTGCGTGGCCCGGTTCATCCACCTAA
- a CDS encoding AraC family transcriptional regulator, which produces MIHELLSQIDPPFTGEALFDHLSDIVFFIKNERGEYLVVNNTLVDRCGVQDKQQLIGRTAAEVLRPPLGASYAAQDLRVVQTGQPITSQLELHIYASGDVGWCLTTKLPLRQKKTGAVIGLVGVSQDLHLPDTATELYQNLLAAISHAETHLAKPPTVEELAEVAEMSPYQLNRRMRHVFGLTAGQWLLKLRIDRAQQTLRESDASIASVALSVGYADQSAFTRQFRRTTGMSPRDYQRMVKNAGE; this is translated from the coding sequence ATGATTCATGAGTTATTAAGCCAGATCGATCCCCCCTTTACGGGGGAAGCCTTGTTTGACCACCTGTCTGACATTGTGTTTTTCATCAAGAATGAGCGAGGGGAATATCTGGTTGTAAACAACACGCTCGTGGATCGTTGTGGCGTTCAGGACAAACAGCAGTTGATTGGCCGCACGGCGGCGGAAGTGCTGAGGCCTCCTCTCGGCGCAAGTTATGCAGCCCAGGATCTCAGGGTGGTACAGACGGGACAGCCTATCACGTCACAGCTTGAATTGCATATCTATGCTTCCGGTGATGTGGGCTGGTGTCTGACGACCAAGCTCCCATTGCGTCAGAAAAAAACGGGCGCTGTGATCGGTCTGGTCGGCGTCTCGCAGGACCTGCATCTGCCCGATACGGCGACTGAATTGTATCAGAATCTTCTGGCCGCGATTTCCCATGCGGAGACACATCTGGCAAAGCCTCCGACCGTGGAAGAACTGGCAGAGGTCGCTGAGATGTCCCCTTACCAGCTCAACCGCCGCATGCGTCACGTGTTTGGTCTGACCGCTGGTCAATGGCTGTTAAAGCTGCGCATCGATCGGGCACAGCAAACACTCAGAGAGAGTGACGCCTCGATTGCGTCAGTGGCGCTGAGTGTCGGTTACGCAGACCAGAGTGCCTTCACCCGCCAGTTCCGTAGGACCACAGGCATGTCGCCGCGTGATTATCAGCGGATGGTGAAGAACGCGGGGGAGTAG
- a CDS encoding SMI1/KNR4 family protein, with amino-acid sequence MNNAEINLEYNLESLLPAVSLEDIHQFEIKTSNYFEQKIKLPDELIQQFLHYHGGIPGKQCFQSLDGKIRMICRFCNIFKPLGDERLPQPPIPSWRPGGASDVRLDYTIGFLLARFDYSDRLYESGGLLVPIAVIDTAGHNAREMSEMNLLCLDYRKPGEPSVVTWSFEMSWHDPEEIVKVADSFGEFLTRLFKHPDDFPITNECEHF; translated from the coding sequence ATGAACAATGCAGAAATTAACTTGGAATACAATTTAGAAAGTCTACTTCCAGCTGTTTCTTTAGAAGACATCCATCAATTTGAAATAAAAACATCAAACTATTTTGAACAAAAAATTAAATTACCAGATGAACTAATACAACAGTTCTTACATTACCATGGTGGTATTCCCGGAAAACAATGTTTTCAATCACTCGATGGTAAAATTAGAATGATTTGCCGTTTCTGTAATATCTTTAAGCCACTTGGAGATGAAAGACTGCCCCAACCACCAATTCCCTCTTGGAGGCCGGGAGGAGCTAGTGACGTTAGACTTGACTACACAATTGGCTTTTTATTAGCTAGGTTTGATTATTCAGACAGGCTTTACGAGAGTGGAGGATTATTAGTTCCGATTGCCGTTATCGATACAGCTGGTCACAATGCAAGAGAGATGAGTGAGATGAACTTACTCTGCCTTGACTATCGGAAACCAGGGGAGCCATCTGTTGTTACATGGAGCTTCGAAATGTCATGGCATGATCCGGAAGAAATCGTCAAAGTCGCTGACTCTTTTGGAGAATTTCTCACAAGACTTTTCAAGCATCCTGATGATTTCCCAATCACAAATGAGTGTGAACATTTCTAG
- a CDS encoding SMI1/KNR4 family protein, producing the protein MLDNWKRLLDLLPPPEKKHSFKRSWQTVESELGLSLPTDYKKFIDKYGSGCIMPSGGECGSIIIWNLRDVSDVLSWISTASRRYSDDQQSGNDLPFKGYPEPEGLLGWGTTPEGDFFNWRMIGEPDAWDCVFYHFSNAEMILLEGKGFVDVLVDLLEHNSSLMPYPIDPDNLKTPCAYTEEIW; encoded by the coding sequence ATGCTGGATAATTGGAAACGACTGTTAGATTTACTACCACCTCCAGAAAAAAAACACAGCTTTAAAAGATCCTGGCAGACCGTCGAGTCGGAACTCGGTCTTTCACTCCCAACTGATTACAAGAAGTTTATTGATAAATACGGTTCTGGATGCATCATGCCTTCAGGAGGTGAGTGCGGAAGCATCATTATCTGGAATTTGCGGGATGTATCAGACGTTTTGAGTTGGATATCTACAGCTTCACGACGATACAGCGACGATCAACAGTCAGGAAACGACTTGCCATTCAAAGGTTACCCTGAACCTGAAGGACTACTTGGATGGGGAACGACACCTGAGGGTGACTTTTTCAATTGGCGCATGATTGGAGAGCCTGATGCTTGGGATTGTGTTTTTTATCATTTCTCAAATGCAGAAATGATTCTGTTGGAGGGTAAGGGATTTGTCGATGTTTTGGTGGACTTACTGGAACACAATTCCTCATTGATGCCCTACCCAATCGACCCCGACAACTTGAAAACTCCATGTGCTTACACTGAAGAAATTTGGTGA
- a CDS encoding DUF1553 domain-containing protein, whose amino-acid sequence MRPFLKLSCLMLLMTALNGFNGGSADAQVQAPKVAPQNEQAGIEFFENKIRPVLVEHCYDCHSGTPDPENASFVLDTRAGIQQGGDSGKAVVPGNLKQSLILQALEHDPDFYAMPPDEKLPAQVIADFRKWIQMGAPDPRKGNVPSSPKKKTELAIDFDKEREFWSFRPLTKPTVPEVKSEAWSGSAIDCFIKAKLDEKKLTPVDTADRRTLVRRIYFDLTGLPPSAEEIEKFVNDPSPQAYEHLIDRLLNSPQYGETWGRHWLDLARYADSNGLDINLTFYNAWRYRDYVIQAFNEDKPYNEFIREQIAGDLLPYENDDERTRNIVATGFLVMGAKMLSERDKEKLRMDVVDEQIDVTGRAFMGMTLGCARCHDHKFDPIPMTDYYALAGIFRSTETVHGNRLNNQFVSGWMTRPLPIKPEHAAALEKHAAELKTLEEKLKADSDQLKQLNGDTKQQQHLKRLSGIVVDDAQAVKTGAWKESVYSKNYLGVGYVHDMNEEQGKKTIRFTPDLPAAGKYEVRFAFPGSRGRADRVPVTIHSLQGAKTIYVDQTKPGPIDSVLTSLGNFEFAAGKAGAVEVSNKGASGYVVVDAMQFIPQFQLPMQNDVLVAKKPTVDSAADVRAAKIKTLEASVKTLTAQIKKLKANAPPAAPMALAVGEQPDPADYRIARRGNIHQLGDKVDRGFLTIASIQEPPEVSPKQSGRLELANWLSQPQNPLTSRVIVNRVWKHLFGNGLVRSVDNFGHLGEQPTHPELLDYLAQRFVSEGWSIKTLIREIMISRAYQLSSKFDTDQYQQDPGNHFLWRMNRRRLSAESIRDAVLSISGKIDLQQGGSSVAHYPEQAISPNKNKKLKQNPSEFRRSVYLPIVRGNVPASLTVFDFPAPEMLVGNRPVTTVPAQALFMMNSPFVIDQAQATAERLLSEKKQSDSERVSKLYLACLGRDANQTEQAEALQYIESLMKADSNSDKAAARVKAWTSYCQILFASTEFRFLN is encoded by the coding sequence TTGCGTCCTTTCCTGAAATTATCTTGCCTGATGTTGCTGATGACTGCGTTGAATGGTTTCAATGGAGGGTCGGCTGATGCTCAGGTTCAGGCTCCGAAAGTCGCTCCGCAAAACGAGCAGGCGGGGATTGAGTTCTTCGAAAATAAGATTCGTCCGGTCCTGGTCGAGCATTGCTACGACTGTCATTCGGGCACCCCCGATCCGGAAAATGCTTCGTTTGTATTGGACACCCGCGCGGGAATTCAGCAGGGGGGCGATTCGGGAAAAGCGGTCGTGCCGGGGAATCTGAAACAGAGTCTGATTCTGCAGGCGCTGGAACACGATCCCGATTTTTATGCGATGCCGCCGGATGAGAAACTGCCCGCGCAGGTGATTGCCGATTTTCGCAAGTGGATTCAGATGGGCGCTCCTGATCCTCGGAAAGGAAACGTGCCGAGCAGTCCGAAGAAGAAAACGGAACTCGCGATTGATTTTGATAAAGAACGCGAGTTCTGGTCGTTTCGCCCTTTGACGAAGCCGACGGTTCCCGAAGTAAAAAGTGAAGCCTGGTCAGGCAGTGCGATTGACTGTTTTATCAAAGCGAAACTGGATGAGAAAAAACTGACTCCGGTTGATACGGCGGATCGGCGGACGCTGGTGCGTCGCATTTATTTTGATCTGACCGGATTGCCGCCGAGCGCGGAGGAGATAGAGAAGTTTGTGAACGATCCTTCTCCGCAGGCGTACGAGCATCTGATCGATCGCTTACTCAATTCACCACAGTATGGTGAGACGTGGGGACGGCACTGGCTGGATCTGGCCCGCTATGCGGATTCGAACGGCCTGGATATCAACCTGACATTTTACAATGCCTGGCGGTATCGCGATTATGTGATCCAGGCGTTTAACGAAGATAAGCCTTACAACGAATTTATTCGCGAGCAGATTGCCGGCGATCTACTGCCTTATGAAAACGATGATGAGCGGACGCGGAATATTGTCGCCACCGGGTTTCTGGTGATGGGCGCGAAAATGCTCAGCGAGCGGGATAAAGAAAAACTGCGGATGGACGTGGTCGACGAGCAGATTGATGTGACGGGTCGGGCGTTTATGGGAATGACGCTGGGTTGTGCCCGCTGTCACGATCATAAATTCGATCCGATTCCGATGACCGACTATTACGCGCTGGCCGGGATCTTTCGCAGCACGGAGACCGTGCATGGGAATCGTCTGAATAATCAATTCGTATCGGGCTGGATGACGCGACCGTTGCCAATCAAACCCGAACATGCGGCGGCGCTGGAGAAACATGCCGCCGAGCTGAAAACGCTGGAAGAGAAACTGAAAGCCGACTCGGATCAGTTAAAACAATTGAATGGCGATACCAAACAACAGCAACACTTGAAAAGACTGTCGGGGATTGTGGTCGATGATGCCCAGGCAGTGAAAACGGGTGCGTGGAAAGAGTCGGTCTATTCGAAAAATTATCTGGGCGTGGGTTACGTGCATGATATGAATGAAGAGCAGGGGAAGAAGACGATTCGCTTTACCCCGGATCTGCCCGCCGCCGGCAAGTACGAAGTGCGTTTTGCGTTTCCAGGGAGCAGAGGTCGTGCCGATCGCGTGCCTGTGACGATTCATTCGCTGCAGGGAGCAAAAACCATTTATGTCGATCAGACAAAGCCGGGACCGATTGATAGTGTCTTGACATCGCTTGGTAATTTTGAATTTGCCGCGGGTAAAGCGGGCGCTGTTGAAGTTTCAAACAAAGGAGCTTCCGGTTATGTGGTTGTGGACGCGATGCAGTTCATTCCGCAGTTTCAGCTTCCAATGCAGAATGACGTGCTGGTCGCGAAAAAGCCGACTGTTGATTCTGCAGCCGACGTTCGCGCAGCGAAAATCAAAACGCTGGAAGCGAGTGTGAAAACGTTGACGGCTCAGATTAAAAAATTGAAAGCGAATGCCCCGCCCGCCGCGCCGATGGCGCTGGCCGTGGGTGAGCAGCCTGATCCTGCCGACTATCGAATTGCCCGGCGGGGAAATATTCACCAGTTGGGTGATAAAGTGGATCGTGGCTTTTTGACGATTGCTTCGATTCAGGAGCCGCCTGAGGTCAGTCCCAAGCAGAGCGGTCGGCTGGAACTGGCAAACTGGTTGAGTCAGCCACAGAATCCGCTCACCAGCCGGGTGATTGTGAATCGGGTCTGGAAGCATCTGTTTGGCAACGGGCTGGTGCGGAGCGTTGATAATTTTGGTCACCTGGGAGAACAGCCGACACATCCGGAGTTGCTGGATTATCTGGCGCAGCGGTTTGTTTCCGAAGGCTGGTCGATCAAGACCTTGATTCGTGAAATCATGATCAGTCGGGCGTATCAGTTGAGTTCGAAGTTTGATACGGATCAGTATCAACAGGACCCCGGGAACCATTTCCTGTGGCGGATGAATCGTCGGCGTCTCTCAGCGGAAAGTATTCGCGATGCGGTGCTGTCGATTTCGGGGAAGATTGATTTACAGCAGGGAGGCTCGTCGGTGGCACATTATCCCGAGCAGGCCATCAGTCCGAACAAGAATAAAAAATTAAAGCAGAACCCGTCTGAGTTTCGACGGAGTGTCTATTTACCGATCGTGCGGGGCAATGTGCCGGCTTCTTTGACGGTGTTTGATTTTCCGGCTCCTGAAATGCTGGTGGGAAATCGCCCTGTGACGACGGTGCCCGCTCAGGCGTTATTTATGATGAATAGTCCGTTTGTGATCGACCAGGCACAGGCGACGGCGGAGCGACTTTTAAGCGAGAAAAAACAGAGCGATTCTGAACGCGTTTCGAAATTGTATCTAGCCTGTCTGGGCCGCGATGCGAATCAGACAGAACAGGCGGAAGCATTACAGTATATCGAGTCTCTGATGAAAGCGGATTCGAATTCGGACAAAGCGGCTGCACGGGTGAAGGCCTGGACCTCTTATTGTCAGATTCTGTTTGCTTCGACCGAATTTCGCTTCTTGAATTGA